A genomic region of Hydrogenovibrio crunogenus contains the following coding sequences:
- a CDS encoding DUF2189 domain-containing protein yields the protein MAHVSTVHSHRHYSDMPQGEVLISHEVQLHQIGDWLIKGWQDMARAPLGSLFYGLASMLIIMLTMAFFRGAPPLMLIAGATFIFVMPFLAMGLYYLAYRLEKGLSPDLISSLFAWRSNSSNIALFALTLGGILSFWLMMAIVIAGGARSEALLIVDTSEGMLGFLTSEAGMVFMSGFFLLGAAVLALVFTISVVTMPLMLRDEKVAFIPAMIMSYKVTMENKAVMTVWALTLGILATIGIATMGLGLVVIMPLLAYASWHAFNDLVEIRQEP from the coding sequence ATGGCACATGTCAGTACAGTTCATTCACACCGACATTATAGTGATATGCCACAGGGCGAAGTCTTGATTTCGCATGAAGTTCAACTTCACCAAATAGGGGATTGGCTCATAAAGGGCTGGCAGGATATGGCTCGTGCGCCACTCGGTTCTCTATTTTATGGCTTGGCGTCGATGCTTATTATTATGTTAACGATGGCCTTTTTTAGAGGGGCTCCACCGTTGATGTTAATCGCTGGCGCGACCTTTATTTTTGTGATGCCATTTCTTGCGATGGGGTTGTATTACCTTGCCTATCGACTAGAAAAAGGCTTATCTCCGGATTTAATCTCGTCTCTTTTTGCATGGCGAAGCAATAGTTCCAATATAGCCTTATTTGCCTTAACGCTTGGGGGAATTTTAAGTTTTTGGTTAATGATGGCAATTGTAATCGCAGGGGGTGCAAGATCAGAAGCGCTGTTAATTGTTGATACCAGCGAAGGGATGTTGGGATTCTTAACGTCTGAAGCAGGCATGGTCTTTATGAGTGGTTTTTTCCTATTGGGGGCCGCGGTTTTGGCATTGGTTTTTACCATCAGTGTGGTCACGATGCCATTAATGTTGCGAGATGAAAAAGTGGCCTTTATTCCGGCAATGATCATGAGTTATAAAGTCACCATGGAAAATAAAGCTGTGATGACGGTCTGGGCTCTCACTTTAGGCATCCTTGCGACGATTGGGATTGCTACGATGGGGCTTGGTTTAGTCGTGATTATGCCGTTATTGGCTTATGCCAGTTGGCACGCCTTTAATGATTTGGTTGAAATACGACAAGAACCGTAA